Proteins found in one Balaenoptera musculus isolate JJ_BM4_2016_0621 chromosome 4, mBalMus1.pri.v3, whole genome shotgun sequence genomic segment:
- the LOC118894454 gene encoding uncharacterized protein LOC118894454 isoform X1, with protein sequence MRAGTRLAVRPPCTRVQRGRRQRDGGRGLGGPSWKLRPRRSPAGPCGPALAAGSGPRVCLSHHFLPQGCPAQRPFPAGLGLSSHYSPLSRCLSICGCSDLPGAFHVSSRCLCKENFTRNQGGSAVPGLGGCTSSLGRWPKSPALGRVHAVGAQPARTPHAPPFCLCLPPSSRNQTATLGRRAGPPHPLPGQRCFWDPERETGKSLQPSGQICGEMTSFHPETNRQEGRDLNGRGADKKRRRKASGPLPGNQQVRGTSGGRSELRAPRCGGLTSRLLNKDRTQPLPQIFPLKNTTVQPDIPAMGKWS encoded by the exons ATGAGGGCAGGTACCAGGCTGGCGGTAAGACCCCCGTGCACGCGTGTGCAGCGTGGGCGACGACAGCGGGATGGaggccgggggctgggggggccGTCCTGGAAGCTCAGACCCCGCAGGTCGCCTGCAGGGCCGTGTGGCCCCGCCCTAGCAGCGGGCAGCGGCCCCCGCGTCTGTCTGTCCCACCATTTTCTCCCACAGGGCTGCCCCGCCCAGCGTCCCTTTCCTGCAGGGCTGGGGCTTTCCAGCCATTACTCACCGCTTTCCCGGTGTCTGTCCATCTGCGGCTGCTCTGACTTGCCTGGAGCTTTTCATGTATCTTCACGCTGCTTATGTAAGGAGAACTTTACGCGTAACCAGGGGGGCTCTGCTGTCCCAGGCCTGGGGGGCTGCACCAGCTCCCTAGGACGCTGGCCAAAGTCCCCAGCGCTCGGACGGGTCCATGCAGTGGGCGCCCAGCCTGCTCGCACCCCCCATGCACCCCctttctgcctctgccttcctccttcctctcgtAATCAGACAGCAACGCTAGGCCGAAGGGcaggcccaccccaccccctgcctggaCAACGATGCTTCTGGGACCCCGAAAGGGAGACAGG GAAGTCTCTGCAGCCCTCTGGCCAAATATGTGGGGAGATGACTTCATTTCACCCAGAGACTAACCGGCAGGAAGGTCGTGACCTAAATGGACGAGGAGCTGATAAGAAGCGGAGGAGAAAGGCATCCGGGCCTCTTCCTGGGAACCAGCAGGTCAGGGGCACGTCGGGGGGACGGTCTGAGCTGCGTGCCCCTCGCTGCGGGGGCCTGACCTCCCGGCTCCTGAACAAGGACAGaacacagcccctcccccagatATTCCCGCTTAAAAATACTACGGTTCAACCTGATATTCCCGCGATGGGGAAATGGTcctaa
- the LOC118894454 gene encoding uncharacterized protein LOC118894454 isoform X2 yields the protein MRAGTRLAVRPPCTRVQRGRRQRDGGRGLGGPSWKLRPRRSPAGPCGPALAAGSGPRVCLSHHFLPQGCPAQRPFPAGLGLSSHYSPLSRCLSICGCSDLPGAFHVSSRCLCKENFTRNQGGSAVPGLGGCTSSLGRWPKSPALGRVHAVGAQPARTPHAPPFCLCLPPSSRNQTATLGRRAGPPHPLPGQRCFWDPERETGKSLQPSGQICGEMTSFHPETNRQEGRDLNGRGADKKRRRKASGPLPGNQQPHLLRSPFLTWSLQIATPRVPRTSASPGPFPPSTKDLIWPLGRQQ from the exons ATGAGGGCAGGTACCAGGCTGGCGGTAAGACCCCCGTGCACGCGTGTGCAGCGTGGGCGACGACAGCGGGATGGaggccgggggctgggggggccGTCCTGGAAGCTCAGACCCCGCAGGTCGCCTGCAGGGCCGTGTGGCCCCGCCCTAGCAGCGGGCAGCGGCCCCCGCGTCTGTCTGTCCCACCATTTTCTCCCACAGGGCTGCCCCGCCCAGCGTCCCTTTCCTGCAGGGCTGGGGCTTTCCAGCCATTACTCACCGCTTTCCCGGTGTCTGTCCATCTGCGGCTGCTCTGACTTGCCTGGAGCTTTTCATGTATCTTCACGCTGCTTATGTAAGGAGAACTTTACGCGTAACCAGGGGGGCTCTGCTGTCCCAGGCCTGGGGGGCTGCACCAGCTCCCTAGGACGCTGGCCAAAGTCCCCAGCGCTCGGACGGGTCCATGCAGTGGGCGCCCAGCCTGCTCGCACCCCCCATGCACCCCctttctgcctctgccttcctccttcctctcgtAATCAGACAGCAACGCTAGGCCGAAGGGcaggcccaccccaccccctgcctggaCAACGATGCTTCTGGGACCCCGAAAGGGAGACAGG GAAGTCTCTGCAGCCCTCTGGCCAAATATGTGGGGAGATGACTTCATTTCACCCAGAGACTAACCGGCAGGAAGGTCGTGACCTAAATGGACGAGGAGCTGATAAGAAGCGGAGGAGAAAGGCATCCGGGCCTCTTCCTGGGAACCAGCAG CCGCACCTCCTCAGGTCCCCCTTCCTAACCTGGAGCCTGCAAATAGCAACACCGCGGGTTCCCAGGACATCAGCCTCACCAGGGCCTTTTCCTCCCAGCACCAAGGACCTCATTTGGCCCTTGGGACGGCAGCAGTGA
- the LOC118894454 gene encoding uncharacterized protein LOC118894454 isoform X3, with translation MRAGTRLAVRPPCTRVQRGRRQRDGGRGLGGPSWKLRPRRSPAGPCGPALAAGSGPRVCLSHHFLPQGCPAQRPFPAGLGLSSHYSPLSRCLSICGCSDLPGAFHVSSRCLCKENFTRNQGGSAVPGLGGCTSSLGRWPKSPALGRVHAVGAQPARTPHAPPFCLCLPPSSRNQTATLGRRAGPPHPLPGQRCFWDPERETGKSLQPSGQICGEMTSFHPETNRQEGRDLNGRGADKKRRRKASGPLPGNQQECPDGAQESLAQGAHSLSKTTQRSAGHQA, from the exons ATGAGGGCAGGTACCAGGCTGGCGGTAAGACCCCCGTGCACGCGTGTGCAGCGTGGGCGACGACAGCGGGATGGaggccgggggctgggggggccGTCCTGGAAGCTCAGACCCCGCAGGTCGCCTGCAGGGCCGTGTGGCCCCGCCCTAGCAGCGGGCAGCGGCCCCCGCGTCTGTCTGTCCCACCATTTTCTCCCACAGGGCTGCCCCGCCCAGCGTCCCTTTCCTGCAGGGCTGGGGCTTTCCAGCCATTACTCACCGCTTTCCCGGTGTCTGTCCATCTGCGGCTGCTCTGACTTGCCTGGAGCTTTTCATGTATCTTCACGCTGCTTATGTAAGGAGAACTTTACGCGTAACCAGGGGGGCTCTGCTGTCCCAGGCCTGGGGGGCTGCACCAGCTCCCTAGGACGCTGGCCAAAGTCCCCAGCGCTCGGACGGGTCCATGCAGTGGGCGCCCAGCCTGCTCGCACCCCCCATGCACCCCctttctgcctctgccttcctccttcctctcgtAATCAGACAGCAACGCTAGGCCGAAGGGcaggcccaccccaccccctgcctggaCAACGATGCTTCTGGGACCCCGAAAGGGAGACAGG GAAGTCTCTGCAGCCCTCTGGCCAAATATGTGGGGAGATGACTTCATTTCACCCAGAGACTAACCGGCAGGAAGGTCGTGACCTAAATGGACGAGGAGCTGATAAGAAGCGGAGGAGAAAGGCATCCGGGCCTCTTCCTGGGAACCAGCAG GAGTGTCCGGATGGAGCACAGGAAAGCCTGGCTCAAGGAGCCCACAGCttgtccaagaccacacagcGGTCAGCGGGGCACCAGGCCTGA
- the LOC118894454 gene encoding uncharacterized protein LOC118894454 isoform X4: MDEELIRSGGERHPGLFLGTSRSVRMEHRKAWLKEPTACPRPHSGQRGTRPECSPSGSPEIQLPGEDGGEAAAPGVWTAGARVSRRQSLAAATVPGLQGGRGL, translated from the exons ATGGACGAGGAGCTGATAAGAAGCGGAGGAGAAAGGCATCCGGGCCTCTTCCTGGGAACCAGCAG GAGTGTCCGGATGGAGCACAGGAAAGCCTGGCTCAAGGAGCCCACAGCttgtccaagaccacacagcGGTCAGCGGGGCACCAGGCCTGAATGCAGCCCCTCTGGCTCCCCTGAGATCCAGCTGCCCGGGGAGGACGGAGGAGAGGCAGCGGCTCCCGGGGTCTGGACAGCGGGGGCACGGGTATCGAGGCGACAGAGCTTGGCCGCGGCCACCGTCCCAG GACTACAAGGCGGGCGAGGCTTGTAA